Proteins encoded by one window of Glycine soja cultivar W05 chromosome 15, ASM419377v2, whole genome shotgun sequence:
- the LOC114386462 gene encoding protein CHUP1, chloroplastic-like yields MMMIREEKGVKPVLLKFGLALALSFAGFIYSRLRTRRIKPSKSRKGCSFGAALSTCNAISEGNFLCSEETCINKVISDKSPISLSPDSTQNGDEDEFLLPEFNDLVKDVDFEATVVRNSFKEDMGAAWLKVGSSIAYSGPEKDDYEQEVRQLRNMIRMLQDREQSLEVQLLEFCGLREQETAVMELQNRLKASTMEVKIFNLKVKTLQSENWRLKEQVADHEKVLTELENAKAQVELLNKKIRHETEQNREKIITLKQKVSRLQDQECKDAAYDQDIQIKMQKLKYLESEAEELRKSNLRLQIENSDLARRLDSTQILANAFLEDPEAGAVKQESECLKQENVRLMKEIEQFQSDRCSDLEELVYLRWINACLRYELRNYQAPPGKTVAKDLSRSLSPMSEKKAKQLILEYANANGPGNIVDFDIDQWSSSQASSITDFGECDDFSSADNSSAARTNTNPTKLFGKLRQLIQGKGSSHHHSHASSQEKSGYQDSNPLCLSTSTRSEGLRSEFATPIATSRTSLDFSSLTSVKEGDRRNSDSCVMGSSNKFSTRKKGSFSDSLGLEKNNLEKYAEALKDSSVSATHQRRRRSASCS; encoded by the exons atgatgatgatcagaGAGGAAAAGGGTGTGAAGCCTGTTCTACTAAAATTTGGTTTGGCTTTGGCTCTTTCATTTGCTGGATTTATCTACTCACGCCTCAGAACCAGAAGAATCAAGCCCTCCAAGTCACGCAAGGGGTGTTCTTTCG GGGCAGCATTAAGTACTTGCAACGCCATTTCAGAGGGAAATTTTCTATGTTCT GAAGAAACATGCATCAACAAGGTGATAAGTGATAAATCTCCCATTTCTCTCTCTCCTGACAGTACACAAAATGGAGATGAAGATGAGTTCCTCCTACCTGAATTTAATGATCTTGTTAAGGACGTAGACTTTGAAGCCACTGTTGTCAGAAATTCTTTTAAAGAAGATATGGGAGCAGCATGGTTAAAAGTAGGATCTTCTATAGCATATTCTGGTCCCGAGAAGGATGACTATGAGCAAGAGGTACGTCAACTCAGGAACATGATTAGAATGCTTCAAGACAGGGAACAAAGTCTTGAGGTTCAACTGCTTGAGTTCTGTGGTCTTAGAGAGCAAGAAACAGCAGTGATGGAGCTCCAAAATAGATTGAAAGCAAGTACCATGGAGGTAAAGATCTTCAATCTAAAGGTTAAGACCTTACAGTCTGAGAATTGGAGATTAAAGGAACAGGTTGCTGATCATGAAAAAGTGCTGACTGAGCTTGAGAATGCAAAAGCGCAAGTCGAATTGCTCAATAAGAAAATTAGGCATGAAACTGAACAGAATAGGGAGAAGATCATAACTCTTAAACAGAAAGTTTCAAGGTTGCAAGACCAAGAATGCAAAGATGCTGCTTATGATCAAGATATTCAAATAAAGATGCAAAAGCTAAAGTATCTTGAGTCTGAAGCAGAAGAGTTGAGGAAATCTAATTTAAGATTGCAGATAGAAAATTCTGACTTAGCTCGAAGATTGGATTCTACCCAGATCCTTGCAAATGCATTTCTGGAAGACCCAGAG GCAGGTGCTGTGAAGCAAGAAAGTGAGTGTCTTAAACAAGAAAATGTGCGCTTGATGAAGGAAATTGAGCAATTTCAGTCTGATCGATGTTCAGATCTTGAAGAATTGGTATATCTGCGGTGGATAAATGCTTGCTTGCGATATGAACTAAGAAATTATCAAGCCCCACCTGGTAAAACAGTTGCAAAGGACTTAAGCAGAAGCTTAAGCCCTATGTCTGAGAAGAAAGCCAAGCAGCTTATACTTGAATATGCAAATGCTAATGGACCAGGGAACATTGTGGACTTTGATATAGACCAATGGTCCTCCTCACAGGCTTCTTCTATCACTGACTTTGGAGAGTGTGATGATTTTTCTTCTGCTGATAATTCATCTGCTGCCAGAACTAACACAAACCCGACCAAACTTTTTGGCAAGCTCAGGCAACTGATACAAGGTAAAGGTAGTAGTCATCACCATAGTCATGCTTCATCACAAGAAAAATCTGGATATCAAGATAGCAATCCTCTTTGTTTGAGCACATCAACCAGAAGTGAGGGTCTTAGGAGTGAGTTTGCAACCCCCATTGCCACCTCTAGAACTTCCCTTGATTTCTCTAGTTTGACGAGTGTGAAGGAAGGTGATAGGAGAAATTCAGATAGTTGTGTCATGGGAAGCTCAAATAAATTCAGTACACGAAAAAAAGGTTCCTTTTCAGATTCCTTAGGCTTGGAGAAAAATAATTTGGAGAAATATGCAGAAGCTTTAAAAGATTCTAGCGTGAGTGCTACACATCAAAGACGTAGAAGATCAGCATCATGTAGTTAG